The Halobacterium sp. CBA1132 genome has a segment encoding these proteins:
- a CDS encoding halocyanin domain-containing protein, giving the protein MTLDDTPTATRRSVLKTTAAAGAAAATGAAFTGGALAQDADLESWFSNTSNYDGVVDKTGNSEVTVEVGVEANGSSYGFGPAAIRVDPGTTVTWKWVAGSHNVAAEDGSFESELTNESGFTFTHKFQEEGVTKYACTPHKTMGMKGAVVVGDVDVGSASASGSSESSESSSQQVDFGGWFEGVSNFDGVADKTGQSEVTVEVGAEANGGPYGFGPAAIRVDPGTTVTWEWVGGTHNVVADDDSYESELTNESGHTFTQTFDSEGVSKYYCNPHKTMGMKGAVVVGSGGASSGGGGGGGGGLSTSDVGVLAFAGALVGGLLSPFALRAKKSSSSPSNR; this is encoded by the coding sequence ATGACCCTCGACGACACTCCCACGGCAACGAGACGCAGCGTGCTGAAGACGACGGCCGCAGCGGGCGCCGCGGCAGCCACCGGCGCGGCGTTCACCGGGGGCGCGCTCGCGCAGGACGCCGACCTCGAATCGTGGTTCAGTAACACCTCGAACTACGACGGCGTCGTGGACAAGACCGGGAACTCCGAGGTGACCGTCGAGGTCGGCGTCGAAGCCAACGGCAGTTCGTACGGCTTCGGTCCGGCGGCGATTCGCGTCGACCCCGGCACGACGGTGACGTGGAAGTGGGTCGCCGGCTCGCACAACGTCGCCGCCGAAGACGGGAGTTTCGAGAGCGAACTCACCAACGAGTCGGGGTTCACGTTCACGCACAAGTTCCAGGAGGAGGGCGTCACGAAGTACGCGTGTACGCCGCACAAGACGATGGGGATGAAGGGCGCCGTCGTCGTCGGCGACGTCGACGTCGGTTCCGCGTCCGCCAGCGGCTCCTCGGAGAGTTCGGAGTCGAGCAGCCAGCAGGTCGACTTCGGCGGCTGGTTCGAGGGCGTCAGCAACTTCGACGGCGTCGCGGACAAGACGGGGCAGTCGGAGGTGACCGTCGAGGTCGGCGCCGAGGCCAACGGCGGCCCGTACGGCTTCGGTCCGGCGGCGATTCGCGTCGACCCCGGCACGACGGTGACGTGGGAGTGGGTGGGCGGCACCCACAACGTCGTCGCCGACGACGACAGCTACGAGAGCGAGCTCACCAACGAGTCGGGGCACACGTTCACGCAGACGTTCGACAGCGAGGGCGTCTCGAAGTACTACTGCAACCCCCACAAGACGATGGGGATGAAGGGGGCTGTCGTCGTCGGCAGCGGCGGCGCGAGCAGCGGTGGCGGCGGTGGCGGAGGTGGCGGACTCTCGACGTCGGACGTCGGCGTGCTCGCGTTCGCGGGCGCGCTCGTCGGCGGCCTGCTGTCGCCGTTCGCGCTGCGCGCGAAGAAGTCCTCGTCGTCGCCGTCGAATCGGTGA
- a CDS encoding multicopper oxidase domain-containing protein, whose protein sequence is MSDRIGAPGYGISRREFIAATGGTSVAALAGCTAPAEQGTSVTNTAASQQSSQSSLPTTSPPEVVDATEQGNQVTLRSVPAVHEAHPIDSMGGPVELPRVWAFATEDGDPSVPAPIIRTEEGEDIEVTLDNTDGKRPHTVHFHGAQKAWKDDGVPTTTGITVQPGEKHTYTVPANVPGTHIYHCHYQTHRHIDMGMYGIFRVDPKGYEPADKEYFMTVKDWDSRLNRKMAGEDVSYSPRTRNPDVFTINGKVAPRTLHPEDGSPIIVDKGDTVRIHMVNGGYMSHPLHIHNHRFRRVEKDGGQIPDAAQHEMDVTNIAPAERHTIEFEANAQPGIYLMHCHKVNHVMNGSFYPGGMLTGVVYRDVMDTDIFAQLMEYAGYEA, encoded by the coding sequence ATGAGTGACCGTATTGGCGCACCCGGCTACGGCATCTCGCGGCGAGAGTTCATCGCGGCGACCGGCGGCACGAGCGTCGCAGCGCTCGCCGGCTGTACTGCGCCCGCAGAGCAGGGAACGAGCGTGACGAACACGGCAGCAAGCCAGCAGTCCTCGCAGTCGAGTCTCCCGACGACGAGTCCGCCGGAAGTCGTCGACGCCACCGAACAGGGCAACCAAGTGACGCTCCGGTCCGTCCCCGCAGTCCACGAAGCGCACCCGATTGATTCGATGGGCGGCCCCGTGGAACTCCCGCGCGTGTGGGCGTTCGCCACGGAAGACGGCGACCCCAGCGTCCCCGCCCCCATCATCCGCACCGAGGAGGGCGAGGACATCGAAGTCACGCTGGACAACACGGACGGCAAGCGCCCGCACACCGTCCACTTCCACGGCGCGCAGAAAGCGTGGAAGGACGACGGCGTTCCGACGACCACGGGCATCACCGTCCAGCCCGGCGAGAAACACACGTACACTGTCCCCGCGAACGTCCCCGGCACCCACATCTACCACTGCCACTACCAGACCCACCGCCACATCGACATGGGGATGTACGGCATCTTCCGCGTCGACCCGAAGGGGTACGAGCCGGCGGACAAGGAGTACTTCATGACGGTCAAGGACTGGGACTCCCGCCTCAACCGGAAGATGGCCGGCGAGGACGTCTCCTACAGTCCGCGCACGCGCAACCCGGACGTGTTCACCATCAACGGCAAGGTCGCGCCGCGCACCCTCCACCCCGAGGACGGGTCGCCCATCATCGTCGACAAGGGCGACACCGTGCGCATCCACATGGTCAACGGCGGCTACATGAGCCACCCGCTGCACATCCACAACCACCGCTTCCGGCGCGTGGAGAAAGACGGCGGGCAGATTCCCGACGCCGCCCAACACGAGATGGACGTCACGAACATCGCGCCCGCCGAGCGCCACACCATCGAGTTCGAGGCCAACGCTCAGCCGGGCATCTACCTGATGCACTGCCACAAGGTCAACCACGTGATGAACGGGTCGTTCTACCCCGGTGGGATGCTCACCGGCGTCGTCTACCGCGACGTGATGGACACGGACATCTTCGCCCAACTGATGGAGTACGCGGGCTACGAGGCGTAA
- a CDS encoding helix-turn-helix domain-containing protein — protein MQTNVDQTDADARLRGPFEAAEETDPAAALDALTDPLCRRVLCCARDPITASEVADATDLSLSSTYRKLHTLSDVGLLETQTELRDDGYHTTRYRATLEEATIRIDDDNELHVSLDRSRDGE, from the coding sequence ATGCAGACCAACGTCGACCAGACAGACGCCGACGCGCGGCTCCGCGGCCCCTTCGAGGCCGCCGAGGAAACCGACCCCGCGGCCGCCCTCGACGCGCTCACCGACCCGCTCTGCCGGCGCGTCCTCTGTTGCGCCCGCGACCCCATCACGGCAAGCGAGGTCGCCGACGCCACCGACCTCTCGCTGTCCTCGACATACCGGAAGCTGCACACGCTCTCGGACGTCGGCCTCCTCGAAACCCAGACCGAACTCCGCGACGACGGCTACCACACCACCCGCTATCGGGCGACGCTGGAGGAAGCCACGATTCGCATCGACGACGACAACGAACTCCACGTCTCGCTGGACCGCAGCCGCGACGGCGAGTAG
- a CDS encoding radical SAM protein, which produces MTPVDTDERPFVLIWEVTQACELACEHCRADATPDRHPDELTTEEGKALLDDVRRFGDGQLVVLSGGDPLAREDAVEFVEYGTDIGLRMTVTPSGTRSLSTAAVNALADAGVKQLAVSLDGATPDAHDSFRGEAGSFEETVRAARDAREAGVPLQVNTTVCSQTVENLPAIRDLVSELGAVLWSVFFLVPVGRGRVLDPISPERAEDVMEFLDDVSREAEFGVKTTEAPHFRRVRAQAAQERGGGGPKRRGGITAGDGFAFVSHTGDVYPSGFLPESAGNVREQSVVDVYRDSDLFESLRRKDDLQGKCGACSFRHVCGGSRSRAYAATGDPMGSDPLCPHVPEEYDGPLPERQASPADD; this is translated from the coding sequence ATGACGCCAGTAGACACCGACGAGCGCCCGTTCGTGCTCATCTGGGAAGTGACGCAGGCGTGCGAACTCGCGTGCGAGCACTGCCGGGCCGACGCGACGCCGGACCGCCACCCGGACGAACTCACGACCGAGGAGGGCAAAGCCTTGCTCGACGACGTCCGTCGGTTCGGCGACGGCCAACTCGTCGTGCTCTCCGGGGGTGACCCGCTCGCGCGCGAGGACGCCGTCGAGTTCGTCGAGTACGGCACGGACATCGGCCTCCGCATGACGGTCACGCCGAGCGGGACGCGCTCGCTCTCCACGGCGGCCGTGAACGCGCTCGCGGACGCTGGCGTGAAACAACTCGCCGTCAGTCTCGACGGCGCGACGCCGGATGCACACGATTCGTTCCGCGGGGAAGCCGGCAGTTTCGAGGAGACTGTCCGCGCAGCACGCGACGCCCGCGAGGCGGGTGTGCCGCTGCAAGTCAACACGACGGTCTGTTCGCAGACCGTCGAGAACTTGCCGGCCATCCGTGACCTCGTCAGCGAGTTGGGTGCGGTGCTGTGGAGCGTGTTTTTCCTGGTTCCCGTGGGTCGCGGGCGCGTCCTCGACCCGATTTCGCCCGAGCGCGCCGAGGACGTGATGGAGTTCCTCGACGACGTATCCCGCGAGGCGGAGTTCGGCGTGAAGACGACGGAAGCCCCGCACTTCCGCCGCGTTCGCGCTCAGGCCGCACAGGAGCGCGGCGGGGGCGGACCGAAGCGCCGCGGCGGCATCACCGCCGGCGACGGGTTCGCGTTCGTCAGTCACACGGGCGACGTTTACCCGTCGGGGTTCCTGCCGGAGTCTGCGGGGAACGTCCGCGAGCAGTCTGTTGTGGATGTCTACCGGGACAGCGACCTCTTCGAGTCGCTCCGGCGCAAGGACGACCTACAGGGGAAGTGCGGCGCGTGTTCGTTCCGCCACGTCTGCGGCGGTAGCCGGTCGCGAGCGTACGCTGCCACCGGCGACCCGATGGGGAGCGACCCGCTGTGTCCGCACGTGCCCGAGGAGTACGACGGCCCGCTGCCCGAGCGGCAGGCCAGTCCGGCCGACGACTGA
- a CDS encoding Htur_1727 family rSAM-partnered candidate RiPP, translating into MDSQDRTRVQDTPRSATGREWEVFVREDADDALKHVGSVTAGDADGAHDRAGELFGWTARDIWLCPADETRRYTAHALGSEGESA; encoded by the coding sequence ATGGACTCACAGGACCGAACGCGGGTGCAGGACACGCCGCGGTCGGCGACCGGCCGCGAGTGGGAGGTGTTCGTGCGCGAGGACGCCGACGACGCGCTCAAGCACGTCGGCAGCGTCACCGCCGGGGACGCGGACGGCGCCCACGACCGAGCGGGCGAGTTGTTCGGGTGGACGGCCCGGGACATCTGGCTCTGTCCCGCCGACGAGACGCGCCGCTACACCGCGCACGCGCTCGGTAGCGAGGGTGAGTCGGCGTGA
- a CDS encoding TIGR04347 family pseudo-SAM/SPASM protein — protein sequence MISVSKLLCGLDAESDGLRYDAADGSSSEQITEQKQQRPVVVWNLTKQCNLYCSHCYAAADTETAPGELSTAEGKDLLDDLAAFGIPVVLFSGGEPMVRDDLEELVAYASDAGIRPVLSTNGTLMTEERAEALRDAGLQYAGVSVDGLPARNDEFRGEDGAFDAAVRGIENSLDAGLKTGLRYTITEANAPDLPDVVDLLHDVGVDRFCFYHLDYGGRGADISNLDLSPADTREAVRTVCEMTREYHERGEEIETLLVGNYADAGFLVEYAQEALGDAQADRIHHYLEANGGDPTGERIADVDYQGNVHLTQFWQGYSLGNVRDRPFSELWSDETNPLLSGLRDRSDRLTGKCAGCQYQSICRGGSRLRALSAGGPFDPDPKCYLTEAERGALGDAHAD from the coding sequence GTGATTTCGGTCAGCAAGCTGCTCTGCGGGCTGGACGCCGAGAGCGACGGCCTGCGCTACGACGCCGCCGACGGCTCCAGCAGCGAGCAGATCACCGAACAGAAACAGCAGCGCCCCGTCGTCGTCTGGAACCTCACGAAGCAGTGCAACCTCTACTGCTCGCACTGCTACGCGGCCGCAGACACCGAGACGGCGCCCGGCGAACTCTCCACCGCTGAGGGCAAGGACCTACTGGACGACCTCGCGGCGTTCGGCATCCCCGTCGTGTTGTTCTCGGGCGGCGAACCGATGGTCCGCGACGATTTGGAGGAGCTGGTGGCGTACGCCAGCGACGCCGGCATCCGGCCCGTGCTCTCCACGAACGGCACCCTCATGACCGAGGAGCGCGCCGAAGCCCTGCGCGACGCCGGCCTGCAGTACGCGGGCGTCTCCGTGGACGGCCTCCCGGCGCGCAACGACGAGTTCCGCGGTGAGGACGGCGCCTTCGACGCGGCCGTCCGCGGCATCGAGAACAGCCTCGACGCCGGCCTCAAGACCGGGCTCCGCTACACCATCACGGAAGCGAACGCGCCCGACCTCCCGGACGTCGTGGACCTGCTGCACGACGTGGGCGTCGACCGCTTTTGCTTCTACCACCTCGACTACGGCGGCCGCGGCGCCGACATCTCGAATCTGGACCTCTCGCCGGCGGACACCCGCGAGGCCGTCCGCACGGTCTGTGAGATGACCCGCGAGTACCACGAGCGCGGCGAGGAAATCGAGACGCTGCTCGTCGGTAACTACGCGGACGCCGGGTTCCTCGTGGAGTACGCGCAGGAAGCGCTCGGCGACGCGCAGGCCGACCGCATCCACCACTACCTCGAAGCGAACGGCGGCGACCCGACCGGCGAGCGCATCGCGGACGTCGACTATCAGGGGAACGTCCACCTCACGCAGTTCTGGCAGGGGTACTCGCTGGGGAACGTCCGCGACCGCCCGTTCAGCGAACTCTGGAGCGACGAGACCAATCCGCTGCTCTCGGGCCTGCGCGACCGCAGCGACCGCCTCACGGGGAAGTGCGCAGGCTGCCAGTACCAGTCCATCTGCCGGGGCGGGTCGCGGCTGCGCGCGCTCAGCGCGGGCGGCCCGTTCGACCCCGACCCGAAGTGCTACCTCACGGAAGCCGAACGCGGCGCGCTCGGCGACGCGCACGCGGACTGA
- a CDS encoding PIN domain-containing protein, whose translation MKLLLDTNVLIAAVTRDTERSDEAVELLNEADDTFVSVLSLMELRSVLTKKKQFERDRIDQIENRIASRATVTFTDASDVMAANQLQSETLLYPMDALVLAAADELGATLVSFDGELVEHGAMLPSDVL comes from the coding sequence ATGAAGCTGCTTCTCGACACGAACGTTCTCATTGCAGCAGTCACCCGCGATACGGAACGGTCAGACGAGGCCGTCGAACTCCTCAACGAGGCCGACGACACGTTCGTTTCCGTGTTGAGCTTGATGGAACTCCGGAGCGTGCTGACGAAGAAGAAACAGTTCGAACGCGACCGAATCGACCAAATCGAGAACCGAATTGCGTCCCGAGCGACTGTCACGTTCACGGACGCGTCGGACGTGATGGCGGCTAATCAGCTCCAGTCGGAGACGTTGCTCTACCCGATGGACGCGCTCGTTCTCGCGGCCGCTGACGAACTCGGCGCGACCCTCGTCTCGTTCGACGGAGAACTAGTCGAACACGGTGCGATGCTCCCGAGTGACGTGCTGTAG
- a CDS encoding sodium:calcium antiporter yields MPLGGLLPSTPLVNVLVIVAATGLVWFGSGWLESSAEHLSTYYGLPAVVQGSIVVAVGSSFPELASVVFTALAGTFDMGVGAIVGSAIFNILVIPALAGIATDGHLETNRTIVYKEAQFYMIAVSALVVTLALAVIYEPVASGSVLAGRLTRSLAVLPLLLYGLYLFVQWQDVGDHDAPVAPEGIAVGREWARLAGGLLFILVAVEQLVGAVESLGHTFGIPEFLAGVTVVAAATSLPDALVSVRAAKAGKGITSLGNVLGSNTFDLLVAIPVGVLLVGAVTVNFAVAVPMLGVLTLATVLLFAILRTDLSVTGVEAYTLLVAYAAFVAWAVSETVGLTNLVKGV; encoded by the coding sequence ATGCCCCTCGGTGGCCTCCTTCCGAGCACGCCGCTCGTCAATGTGCTCGTAATCGTCGCTGCGACCGGCCTCGTCTGGTTCGGCAGCGGCTGGCTGGAGTCGTCGGCCGAACACCTCTCGACGTACTACGGCCTCCCCGCGGTCGTGCAGGGCTCTATCGTCGTCGCCGTCGGCTCCAGTTTCCCCGAACTCGCGAGCGTCGTCTTCACGGCGCTGGCGGGTACGTTCGACATGGGCGTCGGTGCCATCGTCGGCTCCGCCATCTTCAACATCCTCGTCATCCCCGCGCTCGCCGGCATCGCCACCGACGGCCACCTCGAAACCAACCGCACCATCGTCTACAAGGAAGCCCAGTTCTACATGATCGCGGTCTCGGCGCTCGTCGTCACGCTCGCGCTCGCGGTCATCTACGAGCCCGTCGCCAGCGGCTCCGTGCTGGCCGGTCGACTCACGCGCTCGCTGGCGGTGCTCCCGCTGCTGCTGTACGGACTGTACCTCTTCGTGCAGTGGCAGGACGTCGGTGACCACGACGCGCCCGTCGCACCGGAGGGCATCGCGGTGGGCCGCGAGTGGGCGCGGCTCGCGGGCGGGCTGCTGTTCATCCTCGTCGCCGTCGAGCAGCTCGTCGGCGCCGTGGAATCGCTGGGGCACACGTTCGGCATCCCGGAGTTCCTCGCCGGCGTCACCGTCGTCGCGGCCGCGACGAGCCTCCCGGACGCGCTCGTGAGCGTTCGGGCGGCGAAAGCGGGGAAGGGAATCACGAGCCTCGGGAACGTCCTCGGGTCGAACACGTTCGACCTGCTGGTGGCGATTCCGGTCGGCGTGCTCCTCGTCGGCGCCGTCACGGTGAACTTCGCGGTGGCCGTCCCGATGCTGGGCGTGTTGACGCTGGCGACCGTGCTCCTGTTCGCCATCCTGCGCACCGACCTCTCGGTGACCGGCGTCGAAGCGTACACGCTGCTCGTCGCCTACGCCGCGTTCGTCGCGTGGGCCGTCTCGGAGACGGTCGGGCTGACGAACCTCGTCAAGGGCGTCTGA
- a CDS encoding DUF2249 domain-containing protein, protein MATTADTDARLDARDIDGEPFSDIVAELESLEDGETLLLVNSFEPEPLYNVLDDRGFDYETERVATDEWRVYITPA, encoded by the coding sequence ATGGCGACGACTGCCGACACCGACGCGCGCCTCGACGCGCGGGACATCGACGGCGAACCGTTCAGCGACATCGTCGCGGAACTAGAATCGCTGGAGGACGGCGAGACGCTGCTGTTGGTCAACAGTTTCGAGCCCGAGCCGTTGTACAACGTCCTCGACGACCGCGGATTCGACTACGAGACCGAGCGGGTCGCCACCGACGAGTGGCGCGTCTACATCACGCCCGCGTAG
- the nirK gene encoding copper-containing nitrite reductase: protein MFDTTRRRVLQGLGISGTAAVAGCTAPGGESPATEQPQQNAAAQTTQPDVDRVAADPTDVPDPVDWSSPKHHEVELDVTEVTAEIEPGVTFNYMTFDGQVPAPMIRVRRGDTISFTLNSPDDNAMPHNVDFHAVYGTGGGAGANAVNPGETNGVDFTAKYPGAFIYHCAVPNMDMHISSGMFGMILVEPEDGLPEVDREFYLGQHEIYTNKDAGEEGHHKFDMNAMASEEPTYVVFNGEKYPFTPDRYGRLQAESGDRIRVYLVDGGPNGSSNFHPIGNVWTKAHRDGALGTPEEYVQTLKVPPGSCMMGEMDTPVPETIKLVDHALSRVVRKGLLAEIEVGGEPDEDIFDPDPNV from the coding sequence ATGTTCGACACCACCCGTCGGCGCGTGCTGCAAGGCCTCGGCATCAGCGGAACCGCAGCAGTCGCGGGCTGTACCGCTCCCGGCGGTGAGAGCCCGGCGACCGAACAACCCCAGCAGAACGCCGCAGCGCAGACGACCCAGCCGGACGTCGACCGCGTCGCAGCCGACCCCACGGACGTCCCGGACCCCGTCGACTGGTCGTCCCCGAAGCACCACGAGGTCGAACTCGACGTGACGGAGGTCACCGCCGAAATCGAGCCCGGGGTCACGTTCAACTACATGACCTTCGACGGGCAGGTGCCCGCCCCGATGATTCGCGTGCGCCGGGGCGACACCATCTCGTTCACGCTGAACAGCCCCGACGACAACGCGATGCCGCACAACGTCGACTTCCACGCCGTCTACGGCACGGGCGGCGGCGCGGGAGCGAACGCCGTCAACCCCGGGGAGACCAACGGCGTCGACTTCACCGCGAAGTACCCGGGCGCGTTCATCTACCACTGCGCCGTCCCGAACATGGACATGCACATCTCCAGCGGGATGTTCGGGATGATTCTCGTCGAACCCGAGGACGGCCTGCCGGAGGTCGACCGCGAGTTCTACCTCGGCCAGCACGAAATCTACACGAACAAGGACGCCGGCGAGGAGGGGCACCACAAGTTCGACATGAACGCGATGGCCAGCGAGGAGCCGACGTACGTCGTCTTCAACGGCGAGAAGTACCCGTTCACGCCGGACCGCTACGGCCGCCTGCAGGCCGAGTCCGGCGACAGAATCCGGGTGTACCTCGTGGACGGCGGTCCGAACGGCTCCTCGAACTTCCACCCCATCGGGAACGTCTGGACGAAGGCCCACCGCGACGGCGCGCTCGGGACCCCAGAGGAGTACGTCCAGACGCTGAAGGTGCCGCCGGGAAGCTGCATGATGGGGGAGATGGACACGCCCGTTCCCGAGACCATCAAGCTCGTCGACCACGCGCTCAGCCGCGTCGTCCGCAAGGGCTTGCTCGCCGAAATCGAGGTCGGCGGCGAACCCGACGAAGACATCTTCGACCCCGACCCGAACGTCTAG
- a CDS encoding CGCGG family rSAM-modified RiPP protein, translating into MASAPHDEAETVDGVHQNSWSANLEKDEHADDRSLVVEEALDAVESTATGYHVNLVTHGDHGHPEAYLYGELDDAFGDSVAYEYVDQCGCGGHVTRVRVLE; encoded by the coding sequence ATGGCATCAGCACCACACGACGAGGCCGAAACCGTCGACGGCGTCCACCAGAACTCGTGGTCCGCGAACCTCGAAAAGGACGAGCACGCCGACGACCGCTCGCTCGTCGTCGAGGAAGCGCTCGACGCGGTCGAATCCACCGCGACGGGCTACCACGTGAACCTCGTCACGCACGGCGACCACGGTCACCCCGAGGCGTACCTCTACGGCGAACTCGACGACGCGTTCGGCGACAGCGTCGCCTACGAGTACGTCGACCAGTGCGGCTGCGGCGGCCACGTCACGCGCGTCCGCGTGCTCGAGTAG
- a CDS encoding AbrB/MazE/SpoVT family DNA-binding domain-containing protein, with product MNSDYTDAESKVSGNQANIPARIRRELDIDDGDRLRWTVEDGTVRVEVVQQDAGTFADFDGYEGDTDTDGTTAHDAWGVE from the coding sequence ATGAACAGCGACTACACCGACGCGGAGAGCAAGGTGTCGGGGAACCAGGCGAACATCCCCGCGCGCATCCGCCGGGAACTCGACATCGACGACGGCGACCGGCTCCGTTGGACTGTCGAGGACGGTACGGTGCGAGTGGAAGTCGTCCAGCAGGACGCCGGGACGTTCGCGGACTTCGACGGCTACGAGGGCGACACGGATACGGACGGCACGACGGCACACGACGCGTGGGGCGTCGAGTAG
- a CDS encoding type II toxin-antitoxin system VapC family toxin, translating into MPRAVLDTSVLYAAAYRRDARHDDALPILRGVDDGTLPEGVVLEFVLAETLNGLTVNAGQEAAVDFLGRIETNPRFHVASLTGDALATGKDLFREHASFSFVDACIVAYMQTEGLGYLYAFDDDFDRADDVYRLDTATDPYGP; encoded by the coding sequence ATGCCGCGGGCCGTTCTCGACACGTCGGTGTTGTACGCCGCGGCGTACCGCCGGGACGCGAGACACGACGACGCGCTACCGATTCTCCGAGGCGTCGACGACGGCACGCTGCCCGAAGGCGTCGTCCTCGAATTCGTGCTCGCGGAGACGCTGAACGGACTGACGGTGAACGCCGGGCAGGAAGCCGCGGTGGACTTCCTCGGCCGCATCGAGACGAATCCGCGATTCCACGTCGCGTCGCTCACTGGCGACGCACTCGCGACGGGGAAGGACCTGTTCCGCGAGCACGCGTCGTTCTCGTTCGTCGACGCGTGCATCGTCGCCTACATGCAGACCGAGGGGCTCGGCTACCTGTACGCGTTCGACGACGACTTCGACCGTGCCGACGACGTCTACCGGCTCGACACCGCGACCGACCCGTACGGCCCGTAG
- a CDS encoding helix-turn-helix domain-containing protein, whose amino-acid sequence MARAQLSIDLPDSVWISEVSTRYPDTLFRVLAAFPDDEHGVALLELTGPDVVDVLRDMHEADGVEDMEPLERDDDSVLVEFETSEPLLLLTLQEAGLPLEPPLEVSNGSATLEVVAPHSKLSALRDQLDAFGMDFEVGYLYESGDSERLLTPRQQELLGAAIEAGYYDTPRECTLTDLADDLDTAKSTLSETLHRAEETAIKQFASNLPRFADQNLA is encoded by the coding sequence ATGGCACGAGCACAACTCAGTATCGACCTGCCCGACTCGGTGTGGATTTCCGAGGTGTCCACGCGGTACCCCGACACGCTGTTCCGCGTTCTCGCCGCGTTCCCGGACGACGAACACGGCGTCGCGCTCCTCGAACTCACCGGCCCCGACGTCGTCGACGTGCTCCGGGATATGCACGAGGCCGACGGCGTCGAGGACATGGAGCCGCTCGAACGCGACGACGACTCCGTGCTCGTCGAGTTCGAGACCAGCGAGCCGTTGCTCCTGTTGACCCTCCAGGAGGCCGGCCTCCCGCTGGAGCCGCCACTGGAGGTGTCGAACGGCAGCGCCACGCTGGAAGTCGTCGCCCCGCACTCGAAGCTCTCGGCGCTTCGCGACCAGCTGGACGCCTTCGGCATGGACTTCGAGGTCGGCTACCTCTACGAGTCCGGGGACTCCGAGCGCCTGCTGACCCCGCGCCAGCAGGAACTGCTCGGCGCCGCCATCGAGGCCGGCTACTACGACACCCCCCGAGAGTGCACGCTCACCGACCTCGCGGACGACCTCGACACCGCCAAGTCCACGCTCAGCGAGACGCTGCACCGCGCCGAGGAGACGGCCATCAAGCAGTTCGCGAGCAACCTCCCGCGGTTCGCCGACCAGAACCTCGCCTGA
- a CDS encoding DUF2249 domain-containing protein, protein MTTTTDWHAHLSETPVPLDRERELLDVREMGPPNPLVQTLETLPDLADDVVLVQVNDRAPQHLYPKLGDRGYEYATVEADDAVVTGIWVADP, encoded by the coding sequence ATGACCACGACGACCGACTGGCACGCCCACCTCTCGGAGACGCCCGTGCCGCTGGACCGCGAGCGCGAACTGCTCGACGTCCGCGAGATGGGGCCGCCGAACCCGCTCGTGCAAACGCTGGAGACGCTGCCGGACCTCGCCGACGACGTCGTCCTCGTGCAGGTCAACGACCGCGCGCCCCAGCACCTCTACCCGAAACTCGGCGACCGGGGCTACGAGTACGCGACCGTCGAGGCCGACGACGCCGTCGTCACGGGCATCTGGGTCGCCGACCCCTAG
- a CDS encoding pyridoxamine 5'-phosphate oxidase family protein produces MSDDAVSEYLQSAGDGVLTLHADDPRSIPVSFGYDDETDRCVFQLLSAADGADTHPREETPATLVAYDVDSPDDWASVVVDGVLARIPEPGPDEQRTYAEQATSVGMSVFDADPAVLDATWYELRPTDATGRQSP; encoded by the coding sequence ATGAGCGACGACGCCGTGTCGGAGTATCTCCAGTCGGCGGGCGACGGCGTGCTCACGCTCCACGCGGACGACCCGCGCTCGATTCCGGTCTCGTTCGGCTACGACGACGAGACTGACCGCTGCGTGTTCCAACTGCTGTCCGCGGCCGACGGCGCGGACACACACCCGAGAGAAGAGACGCCCGCGACGCTCGTCGCCTACGATGTCGACTCGCCAGACGACTGGGCGAGCGTCGTCGTCGACGGCGTCCTCGCCCGCATCCCGGAGCCCGGTCCGGACGAACAGCGGACGTACGCCGAGCAGGCGACGAGCGTCGGAATGAGCGTCTTCGACGCCGACCCCGCGGTGTTGGACGCGACGTGGTACGAACTCCGCCCGACGGACGCGACCGGGCGGCAGAGCCCCTAG